In the genome of Vibrio ziniensis, the window TTGCTCCTTCAACGCCTCCGTAGCCGTTTCCTCTTCGGTAATGATAAGGCAATCACGGTAGTCTTCGGTCTTCAGTATCCAAGTGGCCTTAACTTCTAATGCCGTGCAAATCGGTGTCCAGACTAGGAGTGCAGCACAAATAAGCCGAGTAAAAATACGCAAATGACATACATTTCTAACGTCATAATGAACCATCCTTAAACCCTCTTAATTGATCAAAAAAGGGCTGAGTAAACAGCCCTTGAATTAGCAAGCAAAGGCGCCATTAACCACCGATTTTGCCCCACGCTTTTTTAGCAATGGTCAACAACAGATAAGCACCGCCAAGCGTACCAATCACTACACCAAATTCACCAATACTCGCCACCGCACCTGTGACATCGGGTGCCGCAGCTGAAGCCGCACCTGAAACCAAAGCCAAAGACACAGCGGAGACAACACTTGTTACATTCAACGTTTTCATAAAATGTTTTCCTTTTTAGTGGTGGAGAACCTTCTTCCAACACCAACAGAGGGCAAGAAACAATACTGTTTCAGGCATGACCTGTTTGAGTTGGTCGAGGGTCATATAAGGCGGCGCCAGTTGAGTGGAGATCTCTTCCAACGTCACCAAACGATAGCCACTTGAGCAATCGGGATACTCACAAGTGATAATGTAAGTTCCTGAATTTTGACTCATTATTTGGTCATGCCTGATGCTTTAAAGTGGGCTTTGATTTCATCATCAATCGGGATCAACTCCGTTACGATAGCGCCCGATAATGGGTCGGTCGGGTTGATTTCCATCTTGAGTTCGTATTCACGACGCGGAACTAACGCGCCAGTTTTTTCCAGTTTCAGCGCGTACTGATAATCGAGCTGAATAGGGTGGTCAAACTGCGGATTGACATCGCCCGACTCACCTAATGTGCGGCGTTTGAACTTCTCGACGTTGATTTCACGCAGTGGACGCGAGATATTGAGCTGAGCACCATCCCCCCGAAAACTGTTCCAGATGATGTCCACGCCTAACACAAATACACCTTTACTCATGATTAACACTCCAATGGGTCTGAGACAGACCGGTTCGTAATGGACTGGATTAACGCCGCATACGTATCAGGGAAGCGGAACTTGCGTCCGTCCCGTTGCAATAATCCAATGACCTTGGGAATATCGCCGTCGAATTCTTCAATCAGCGCGTTAAGGATCTTTCCGTACTGGCGACGCATCCAATAGGCAGCACTTAACACATCACACGCGACACGCTTTTCAGGCTGAGGCTTGGTATTAAAGACGGGAGTACTGCTTATCGATGCACTAAAAGCGTTCAATGCCGCAAAGGCGCCGTCAGGATTTAATAGGGCGTCGATGTCCCATTTTTTTAGCTCACACTCGGTGCGATACCAAACCATGCCGTTCTGAGCGAGATTCTGTTCAAGGGCTTTGTTGTAAATACGCCAGTAAATGCGAGAAGTTCGGGAGCCGACGGTGACCATTTCTTGGCTGTAGTGCTTAGTGCCGTTTTCACCAAAACGGTACTTGTGGTTTTCATTCACTGTCGGTGAAACGCCTCGGGAGGCGGTACGAAACGCATCTTCATAAGCGGCTTTGAGCGCGTAGTTACAATCGAACAAACCGTGATAATCGTCGAACGCCAAATCCAGACGCGCCAGCTGTTTGATACCTAACACGTTAGACAACCAACCGTGGAGCTCCCAAGCCGGCAGCTTGGTAAACACGTGTTTGCAGCCGGTGCCGTTAATCTGAAAATGCACTGTGTCTTGGTTGCCACCGATCCCCACGAAACCGCAAAAGTCTTCGCCATCGGCGGTGGTGAGTTTCATCGATTCGGTGTAGAACTGAAAACCAAATCCACGTGGTGCCGTCATGGTTAAACCGAGTACGTGCGTGGTAAACAATCGAAGGCAACGTTCTAAATACTCGGTGTACTGCGCTCGGAAAAATTCACGATACGTTTCAATGTCGTCGGCGCTGTGCGCACGAAAGTCGGTGAGAAATACCGGCTCTTGTGGAAAAAGGCGCGCTAACGGATTTATCATTACCGTATTACGCCGTAACTTTTTCATTACTTTCGGATCGTGTTCATGAGTATCCATGAAAGTGGCGCGTCCACAGTGGCGTAAATCTTTGACTTTGAAGGTGAAACAGAGGTAATCAATACTGACAGCCATCGAATACCCCCAAGTTCATCCGCTGTTGAGCGGTCGTGTTGGTGATGTCAACCAACTCATACTGCGTCACTTCCGCATCAGCCCAAGCGCACAAGTGATTCATACTACGAAATACATCCCATTCGGTTGAGCCGTACACCAGTACGGACACCGAATAATCGGGCAGCAAGTCGTAGTAGATCTTCGTCGTGTGCTTGAGCATTTATCGGATCGCTGCCTATAATCAGAGTGGTCAGGAATTGGCTAGAGCTTAGTAACCAAATATGGTGAATGCAAGACTCACAAAATACTGATTTTTAGCCTGTAATGACAAAAACGGAGAATGTGTGATGTACCAAAACTTACTAATTGAAGCCTATAAAAAGGCTCAAAACTACCAACAAGACCAACAGATTGCAGTGGATTTGGACATTCCTAAGCAGCGAATCAGTGATTTCCGCAAAGGAAAGCGTTATATGTCTGATGAACAAGCAATTTTTCTCGCAGAAAAAACAAAAATAGCCCCAGAACTGGCACTCATTGGTTGTCACGTTGACCGCAGCAAAAGTGTGATCTCAAAGGAGGTCTGGGAGCGCATGGCAAAAAAGTTCAGTAAGTATGGATTACAAAGATTTTCAATGAGTTATGGAGCAATTGTTATGGGATATGGTGTATTTCAACAATCTATTAATGACTACGTATTATGTATGTTATGTTAAATTATATTATTATGAGCCTACAGTTATACTCATCTCTTTTAGTGTTTTACATAATGGGTATTTACCATAAAATACCTAATAACTACATTTATAATCACTGTTTATAAATGTAGTTATTAGGATGCGAACTTCTCTATCACGGATGAGATTTCATTTATACGCATTGGTTTAATAATAAAACCATCCATGCCTGCTTTGAAGCACTCATCTTTATCGTCTTCCATAGTATGCGCTGTTAAAGCAATGATAGGTACATTAAGATTTTTGGAACGAATATGTTTTGTTGCTTCAATCCCGTCCATGATTGGCATGGAAATATCCATGAACACTAAATCAAATTGAGCGTCATTTTTGATTAGCTCTACTGCCTGTAGGCCATTATCTGCTAACGTCACGTTGTAACCTAAGCGACTTAACATCAACTGTATCACCATTTGATTTGTCTTTGTGTCTTCTACCACCAATATGTTATAGCTTTTTTCGTTGCTCTTTTTAGTTACTGTGTTTGTTATTGTATTCTGGTGTTCTTTCTGACAACTTTCTTTCAAAGGAATCGTTATTTCAAAACAACTTCCTTCATTCAATGCACTGTTGACAGAAATTGTACCTTTCATC includes:
- a CDS encoding major capsid protein: MKTLNVTSVVSAVSLALVSGAASAAAPDVTGAVASIGEFGVVIGTLGGAYLLLTIAKKAWGKIGG
- a CDS encoding DUF1293 family protein — translated: MSKGVFVLGVDIIWNSFRGDGAQLNISRPLREINVEKFKRRTLGESGDVNPQFDHPIQLDYQYALKLEKTGALVPRREYELKMEINPTDPLSGAIVTELIPIDDEIKAHFKASGMTK
- a CDS encoding replication initiation factor domain-containing protein; protein product: MAVSIDYLCFTFKVKDLRHCGRATFMDTHEHDPKVMKKLRRNTVMINPLARLFPQEPVFLTDFRAHSADDIETYREFFRAQYTEYLERCLRLFTTHVLGLTMTAPRGFGFQFYTESMKLTTADGEDFCGFVGIGGNQDTVHFQINGTGCKHVFTKLPAWELHGWLSNVLGIKQLARLDLAFDDYHGLFDCNYALKAAYEDAFRTASRGVSPTVNENHKYRFGENGTKHYSQEMVTVGSRTSRIYWRIYNKALEQNLAQNGMVWYRTECELKKWDIDALLNPDGAFAALNAFSASISSTPVFNTKPQPEKRVACDVLSAAYWMRRQYGKILNALIEEFDGDIPKVIGLLQRDGRKFRFPDTYAALIQSITNRSVSDPLEC
- a CDS encoding DUF3693 domain-containing protein, yielding MYQNLLIEAYKKAQNYQQDQQIAVDLDIPKQRISDFRKGKRYMSDEQAIFLAEKTKIAPELALIGCHVDRSKSVISKEVWERMAKKFSKYGLQRFSMSYGAIVMGYGVFQQSINDYVLCMLC